In the Camelina sativa cultivar DH55 unplaced genomic scaffold, Cs unpScaffold36367, whole genome shotgun sequence genome, AACTCCTTTGAGGAATCTgcaagttttggtttttttgctAAGAAAAGAGGCCAAGTTTCTGATGAGAGTAGAGGAGACAGAAGGCATAAGCGTATGATCA is a window encoding:
- the LOC109132173 gene encoding bZIP transcription factor 27-like, whose amino-acid sequence is LPLPPPATVLSLNSGVGFKFLDNTDSLVASNPNSFEESASFGFFAKKRGQVSDESRGDRRHKRMI